A genomic window from Ignavibacteria bacterium includes:
- the pdxH gene encoding pyridoxamine 5'-phosphate oxidase produces MDDKEIQNLRRQYSKSTLSASSVSKDPFKQFEKWFQDVLKSGFLEPNAMTLATATKAGKPSARIVLLKGIHDNGFVFYTNYKSKKGKEIEENPFGSLLFYWDKLERQIRIEGTIEKVSQKESEEYFNTRPYKSRVGAWASKQSSVIESRSAIVKEFLKYMMKFKNHVPLPDVWGGYRLIPDSFEFWQGRPNRLHDRVRYIKNKSGWKIERLAP; encoded by the coding sequence ATGGATGATAAAGAAATTCAGAATCTAAGAAGACAGTATTCCAAAAGCACCTTATCTGCAAGCAGCGTAAGCAAAGACCCTTTCAAACAATTCGAAAAATGGTTTCAGGATGTTTTAAAATCAGGATTCTTAGAGCCTAATGCTATGACCCTGGCGACTGCTACAAAAGCAGGTAAACCTTCCGCAAGGATTGTATTGCTGAAAGGAATCCATGATAACGGGTTTGTTTTTTATACCAATTATAAAAGTAAAAAAGGGAAAGAAATTGAAGAAAATCCTTTCGGAAGTTTATTGTTTTACTGGGATAAGCTTGAGAGACAGATAAGAATTGAAGGAACAATAGAGAAAGTTTCACAAAAGGAAAGTGAAGAATATTTCAATACACGCCCTTATAAAAGCAGGGTCGGCGCATGGGCATCCAAACAAAGCAGTGTGATCGAAAGCCGTTCGGCAATTGTAAAGGAATTTTTAAAGTATATGATGAAATTCAAAAACCACGTTCCCCTGCCTGATGTTTGGGGCGGTTACCGGCTGATACCGGACTCATTCGAGTTCTGGCAGGGAAGACCAAACAGGCTTCACGACAGAGTGAGATATATCAAAAATAAATCCGGCTGGAAAATTGAAAGGCTTGCTCCATAA
- a CDS encoding GNAT family N-acetyltransferase — MVISYKTNAKLEAHELSELFKASGIKRPVEDLNRIKNMIDNSNLIVTAWDGEKLVGIARALSDFAYCCYLSDLAVNKDYQNQGIGHELVNEIQKLIGDESNLVLLSAPEAMEYYPKIGFEKAGNAYIIYRKK; from the coding sequence ATGGTAATAAGTTATAAAACCAACGCAAAATTAGAAGCACATGAGCTATCGGAGCTGTTTAAGGCATCGGGGATCAAGCGTCCGGTGGAAGATCTTAACAGGATCAAAAATATGATAGATAATTCCAATCTGATAGTTACTGCCTGGGATGGAGAAAAACTTGTTGGAATTGCCAGGGCATTAAGTGATTTTGCCTATTGCTGTTATCTTTCTGATCTGGCAGTAAACAAAGATTACCAGAACCAGGGAATTGGTCATGAATTAGTAAATGAAATTCAAAAGCTCATCGGCGATGAATCCAACCTGGTATTGCTTTCTGCACCTGAAGCAATGGAGTATTACCCCAAGATCGGGTTTGAAAAAGCAGGAAATGCCTATATTATTTACAGAAAAAAATAG
- a CDS encoding NADP-dependent isocitrate dehydrogenase, whose translation MSENTPITVAYGDGIGPEIMQATLDIIKAAGAKIDIEVIEIGEKVYARGNSAGIEPSAWDSLMRTKVFLKAPITTPQGGGFKSLNVTTRKTLGLYANVRPCYSYFPFVETKHPVMDVVIVRENEEDTYAGIEYRHTDQVTQCLKIITEPGSEKIIRYAFEYARANNRKKVTCFVKDNIMKITDGLFHKIFDKIALEYPDLENETWIVDIGAAKLATTPEQFDVIVMENLYGDILSDVTAQMTGSVGLAGSANIGDKCAMFEAIHGSAPRRAGQNSANPSGLLLGAVMMLAHINQTEVAQKVHNAWLKTIEDGVHTYDIYKEGNSKEKVGTKEFGEAVIARLGQKPSKLKEVAYNDFNLKVYDHYDYRNIKKAKKETVGSDIYIHWNSGSANELGEQMKKIAIEGLKLVMISNRGVKVYPGGHSETFCVDHWRCRFQSINDGEAVSHEQIIKQLEAIKNAGFDFIKIENLCTFDGVPGFSLAQGQ comes from the coding sequence ATGTCTGAAAATACTCCAATTACAGTGGCTTATGGCGATGGAATAGGTCCTGAAATTATGCAGGCTACATTAGATATAATTAAAGCAGCCGGTGCAAAAATTGATATTGAAGTTATTGAAATTGGCGAAAAAGTATATGCCAGGGGAAACTCTGCCGGTATTGAACCCAGTGCATGGGATTCATTAATGAGAACAAAAGTTTTCTTAAAAGCTCCAATTACTACCCCGCAGGGCGGCGGCTTTAAAAGCCTGAATGTTACCACAAGAAAAACACTCGGTTTATATGCCAATGTAAGACCGTGTTATTCCTATTTTCCATTTGTGGAAACAAAACATCCTGTAATGGATGTAGTAATCGTTAGAGAAAATGAAGAAGATACTTATGCCGGAATTGAATACAGACATACTGACCAGGTTACCCAGTGTTTAAAAATTATTACTGAACCCGGATCAGAAAAAATTATCAGGTATGCATTTGAATATGCCAGGGCAAACAACAGAAAAAAAGTTACCTGTTTTGTTAAAGATAATATTATGAAGATAACTGACGGGTTATTTCATAAAATATTTGATAAAATTGCGCTGGAATATCCCGATCTTGAAAATGAAACCTGGATTGTTGATATAGGCGCTGCCAAGCTTGCTACAACACCTGAACAGTTTGATGTGATAGTGATGGAAAATCTTTACGGTGATATACTTTCAGATGTTACAGCGCAGATGACCGGCTCAGTAGGTCTTGCAGGTTCTGCCAATATAGGCGATAAATGCGCTATGTTTGAAGCTATTCACGGTTCTGCTCCCAGGAGAGCCGGACAGAATTCAGCAAACCCTTCAGGTCTGTTACTTGGCGCTGTAATGATGTTAGCACATATTAACCAGACAGAAGTTGCGCAAAAAGTTCATAACGCATGGCTAAAAACTATTGAAGACGGCGTACATACTTATGATATATATAAAGAAGGTAACAGTAAAGAAAAAGTTGGCACTAAAGAATTTGGTGAAGCAGTTATTGCAAGACTGGGACAAAAACCATCTAAATTAAAAGAAGTAGCATACAATGATTTTAATTTAAAGGTTTACGATCATTATGACTACAGGAATATTAAAAAAGCAAAAAAAGAAACCGTAGGCTCTGATATATATATTCACTGGAATTCAGGTTCAGCAAATGAGCTCGGTGAACAAATGAAAAAGATTGCAATAGAAGGATTAAAGCTTGTAATGATATCCAACCGCGGTGTAAAAGTTTATCCGGGCGGACATTCAGAAACATTCTGCGTTGATCACTGGAGATGCCGTTTTCAGTCCATAAATGACGGGGAAGCAGTTTCTCATGAGCAGATCATTAAACAGCTTGAAGCTATTAAAAATGCAGGTTTTGATTTTATCAAAATTGAAAATCTCTGTACTTTTGATGGCGTGCCCGGATTTTCTCTGGCTCAGGGTCAATAA
- a CDS encoding helix-turn-helix transcriptional regulator: protein MNIAFFKNFPDFSSPGFNEKDYYNIYMNSSVLINARSRNVKYPENPGGPLTIKYVFKGEEFYFSNNRFYRVNKNNFLLFNQSQKYSSYINSTEDTHSFSVFFESSFVEHVLGSLLDPVDKILESPDTFKNIPGRFNFIETLYPADSIIIPALTEIRQSMYLNNYPKEYYTERLSILLEEILKLNRQLYSRIDKVQAVKQSTKIEVYRRLCIARDYIESSIEKKISLSEIAKASCMCEHHLLREFRKYYSLTPYQYLIRARLNNAKELLAVSEKPISEISIESGFEYLSSFSESFIRHFKITPTDYRKSQKVNSK, encoded by the coding sequence TTGAACATAGCCTTCTTTAAAAATTTTCCTGATTTCTCAAGCCCCGGATTTAACGAAAAAGATTATTACAATATTTACATGAATTCCAGTGTGCTGATTAACGCACGATCAAGAAATGTAAAATATCCTGAAAATCCGGGGGGACCTCTTACAATTAAATATGTTTTTAAAGGCGAAGAATTTTATTTTAGCAATAACAGATTTTACCGGGTGAATAAAAATAATTTTCTCTTATTTAACCAGTCGCAGAAATACAGCAGTTATATTAACAGTACAGAAGATACTCATTCTTTTTCCGTTTTTTTTGAAAGCTCGTTTGTTGAGCATGTTCTGGGATCTTTGCTTGATCCAGTTGATAAAATTCTTGAATCCCCCGATACTTTTAAAAATATACCTGGTCGTTTTAATTTTATCGAAACACTTTATCCGGCCGATAGTATCATAATACCTGCTCTTACTGAGATAAGGCAGAGCATGTATCTTAACAATTACCCTAAAGAATATTACACAGAGCGGTTGAGTATACTGCTTGAAGAGATTTTAAAACTTAACAGGCAGCTTTACAGCAGAATCGATAAAGTCCAGGCTGTAAAGCAATCTACTAAAATTGAAGTTTACAGGAGATTATGTATTGCCCGCGACTATATTGAGTCATCAATTGAAAAGAAAATTTCCCTTTCAGAAATTGCAAAAGCTTCATGTATGTGTGAGCATCACCTTCTTCGGGAATTCAGGAAATATTACAGTCTGACTCCCTATCAGTATTTGATCAGAGCCAGGCTAAATAATGCAAAAGAACTGCTTGCTGTTTCTGAAAAGCCAATTTCGGAAATTTCAATAGAATCAGGGTTTGAATATTTAAGCTCTTTCAGCGAATCGTTTATCCGCCATTTCAAAATCACTCCAACTGATTACCGCAAATCTCAAAAAGTCAATTCTAAGTAA
- a CDS encoding T9SS type A sorting domain-containing protein, with protein sequence MKYKFLILLVFLIQSNVSAQNGWQQQASGTTSTLLGVVTVNNNNAYVCGINGVILKTTNSGLNWFTLNTGTNRFLRSITYVNSETIIAAGELGIIIKTTNSGVNWLTLTSGTNSTLVNIHFSDALNGTAVGLNGTISRTNNGGDSWQVQQSGVNAELTGVFFTDPLNGYISGFGGLVLRTTNNGMNWFQTPSNLTNDLRAIYFTDSNNGIVCRMGGSLIRTTDAGATWTNISSGTTNGLYSVSFTGPVTGYICGTGRILKTSNSGLNWTNQPVNISGDLYSIDFSDELNGLAVGQNGTILRTISGGIGIKQISNEIPVNFALHQNYPNPFNPSTDINFDLSESTQVKMTVFDITGRLIEVIADEFLHPGKYKTVWYPGELPSGIYLCRIETEKYTSAVKMIFLK encoded by the coding sequence ATGAAATATAAATTTTTAATTCTCCTTGTTTTTCTGATACAAAGTAATGTTTCGGCGCAAAATGGCTGGCAGCAGCAGGCCAGCGGCACTACATCAACCTTGCTGGGCGTAGTAACTGTAAATAATAATAATGCCTATGTTTGCGGTATTAACGGAGTAATCCTGAAAACAACCAACAGCGGATTAAACTGGTTTACATTAAATACAGGCACTAACAGGTTCCTGAGAAGCATTACATACGTTAATTCAGAAACAATCATTGCCGCCGGCGAGCTTGGAATAATAATCAAAACTACCAATAGCGGTGTAAACTGGCTTACACTTACCAGCGGAACTAACAGTACTTTAGTGAACATTCATTTCTCTGATGCACTGAACGGCACTGCAGTTGGCTTAAACGGCACAATTTCCAGAACGAACAACGGAGGCGATTCATGGCAGGTGCAGCAAAGCGGTGTGAATGCTGAATTGACCGGCGTCTTTTTTACAGACCCTTTAAATGGATATATTTCAGGATTCGGAGGACTGGTTTTAAGAACTACAAACAATGGAATGAACTGGTTTCAAACCCCCTCAAATTTAACTAATGATCTGAGGGCAATATATTTTACAGATAGTAATAACGGAATTGTATGCAGAATGGGCGGCAGCTTGATAAGAACAACTGATGCAGGGGCTACGTGGACAAACATTTCAAGCGGCACAACTAACGGATTATATTCAGTGAGTTTTACAGGCCCTGTAACCGGTTATATTTGCGGAACAGGCAGAATTCTGAAAACTTCTAACAGCGGTTTGAATTGGACCAATCAGCCTGTAAATATATCAGGCGATCTGTACAGCATTGATTTTTCAGATGAATTAAACGGACTAGCTGTTGGTCAAAACGGAACAATATTGAGAACAATTAGCGGCGGAATTGGTATCAAACAAATATCAAATGAAATACCTGTAAATTTTGCTCTGCATCAAAATTACCCGAACCCGTTTAATCCTTCAACTGATATTAACTTCGATCTTTCTGAATCAACTCAAGTCAAAATGACTGTATTTGATATCACCGGCAGGCTTATTGAAGTAATTGCTGATGAATTTCTGCATCCGGGAAAGTATAAAACAGTCTGGTACCCTGGTGAGCTGCCAAGCGGAATTTATCTCTGCCGAATAGAAACTGAAAAGTATACTTCTGCAGTAAAAATGATATTTTTGAAATAA
- a CDS encoding T9SS type A sorting domain-containing protein, producing the protein MRYFKFFTLILLFTPVISSYAQWNPNTSVNTLVSDETGEQSVQKLALCPDGSTYYSWFDNRGGSYAVYLQKLDVNGNAQFTPGGILISSNPQNSSLVDWDMIADNNNNCILTFTDIRSGGQINPFAYMVSPSGTQMWGANGITLSDSVNSFQPNPKVVQTSDGNYVFFWRIGTGPQKLALQKVNAAGVKQWGTSPVIWTSGTNENYDWPAIVPSDNGSVIVMFSGYTGSFISPANYRIYSQKVSSTGARVWNATQDTVYSLGRISGFYTPRLFSDGNNGAVYCWHDDRNSVNLTTGYIQRKNSAGTVLFPVNGTAVSGNTTNNHFSPVAAYMPATGETYVVWQEANSGQTQWGFYAQKINSSGVRQWGDGIAIQSLGTDQVGLYTVMTRDTSAIICFNQSAPSNTNLIKASKLGPSGSYHWPGNIVTASSISSSKIRINSVINQTNGNSVLCWQDKRLDGGGIYAQNIKFDGTFGPLTGITTINSNIPANFSLMQNYPNPFNPVTKIRYSIKASADVNISVYDILGNKVEQIVSNFQNAGTYETEFHAEHIASGIYIYRLRVETADGGKIFTETKKMILIK; encoded by the coding sequence TTGAGATACTTTAAATTTTTTACCCTGATTTTATTATTCACTCCGGTAATAAGTTCTTATGCGCAATGGAATCCGAATACTTCGGTAAATACTCTTGTTAGTGATGAAACAGGTGAGCAATCAGTGCAAAAGCTTGCATTATGCCCGGATGGCTCAACTTATTATTCATGGTTTGATAACAGGGGAGGAAGTTATGCTGTTTATTTACAGAAGCTGGATGTTAACGGTAATGCTCAGTTTACACCCGGCGGTATATTAATCAGCAGCAATCCGCAGAACTCATCACTGGTTGATTGGGATATGATAGCTGATAACAATAATAATTGTATATTAACCTTTACCGATATCAGAAGCGGAGGACAGATCAACCCGTTTGCTTATATGGTAAGCCCTTCAGGTACACAAATGTGGGGAGCTAACGGTATCACTCTTTCTGATTCAGTAAATTCATTTCAGCCAAATCCTAAAGTAGTTCAAACAAGTGACGGTAACTATGTTTTTTTCTGGAGAATCGGAACCGGACCTCAAAAGCTTGCATTGCAGAAAGTAAATGCTGCTGGAGTAAAACAATGGGGCACTTCTCCTGTAATATGGACAAGCGGAACCAATGAAAATTATGACTGGCCGGCAATTGTACCTTCTGATAACGGCAGTGTAATCGTTATGTTCTCTGGTTATACCGGCTCGTTTATCAGTCCCGCAAACTATAGGATATACAGCCAGAAAGTTTCTTCAACCGGCGCAAGGGTATGGAATGCAACACAGGATACAGTTTATTCATTAGGCAGGATTTCAGGATTTTATACACCTCGTTTATTTTCAGATGGAAACAACGGTGCAGTTTACTGCTGGCATGATGACAGAAATTCTGTAAATCTGACAACAGGCTATATTCAAAGAAAAAATTCTGCAGGAACGGTTCTATTTCCTGTAAACGGAACAGCGGTATCAGGCAACACAACCAATAATCATTTTTCACCGGTAGCTGCTTATATGCCGGCAACAGGAGAAACATATGTTGTCTGGCAGGAAGCAAACAGCGGACAGACACAGTGGGGTTTTTACGCTCAGAAAATAAATTCTTCAGGTGTAAGGCAATGGGGTGATGGAATTGCAATTCAATCACTTGGTACAGACCAGGTTGGTTTGTATACTGTGATGACAAGAGATACATCTGCAATAATATGTTTTAACCAGTCTGCGCCATCCAATACTAATCTGATCAAAGCTTCAAAACTTGGTCCTTCCGGGTCTTACCACTGGCCTGGAAATATTGTTACAGCAAGCAGTATTTCCAGTTCCAAGATAAGAATTAATTCTGTTATAAATCAAACTAACGGGAACAGTGTTTTATGCTGGCAGGATAAAAGGCTCGATGGCGGCGGAATATATGCTCAGAATATTAAATTTGACGGGACATTCGGACCTCTGACAGGGATTACAACCATAAACAGCAATATCCCTGCTAATTTCAGTTTAATGCAGAATTATCCAAACCCGTTCAACCCTGTCACTAAGATAAGATACAGCATTAAAGCAAGCGCTGATGTTAATATATCAGTGTATGATATATTAGGCAATAAAGTTGAACAAATTGTAAGCAATTTTCAAAATGCCGGAACTTATGAAACAGAATTTCATGCAGAACACATTGCTTCCGGAATATATATTTACAGGCTCAGGGTTGAAACTGCTGATGGCGGGAAAATATTTACTGAAACTAAAAAGATGATCTTGATCAAATAA
- a CDS encoding TerC family protein: MEDKSLYWILFNVFVLLMLALDLGVFNRKAHEVKMKEALIWSGVWISLALIFNAGLYYFYTPPEGYTRADSALQFLTGYVIEKSLSVDNIFVFVLIFTYFKVPAIYQHKVLFWGIIGALIMRVIFIFAGVALINKFAWIIYIFGAFLIFTGIKLVAQKDKEIHPEKNPLLKLFKRFFRVTDTYEGGKFFTIYNHRKAATPLFVVLIMIETTDLIFAVDSIPAILAVTQDPFIVYSSNVFAILGLRSLYFALAGLVKLFKYLHYGLAAILILVGSKMILNHYYSAKIISTELSLILIVLILAGSVIASLLKPGDKQA, encoded by the coding sequence TTGGAAGATAAATCACTATACTGGATCTTATTCAATGTTTTTGTACTTCTGATGCTTGCATTGGACTTAGGGGTATTCAACAGGAAAGCTCATGAAGTTAAAATGAAAGAAGCATTGATCTGGAGCGGAGTTTGGATATCGCTGGCTTTGATCTTTAATGCAGGTTTATATTATTTCTACACCCCTCCTGAAGGATATACACGTGCTGACTCTGCACTTCAGTTTTTAACGGGATATGTAATTGAAAAATCCTTAAGCGTAGATAATATTTTTGTATTTGTACTTATTTTCACATACTTCAAAGTACCCGCAATTTACCAGCATAAGGTATTATTTTGGGGAATTATAGGTGCACTCATTATGAGGGTAATATTTATTTTTGCCGGAGTTGCATTAATAAATAAGTTTGCCTGGATCATTTATATTTTCGGTGCGTTTTTAATCTTTACCGGAATAAAGCTTGTAGCACAAAAGGATAAGGAAATTCACCCTGAAAAAAATCCGCTGTTAAAGCTGTTTAAAAGATTTTTCAGGGTTACTGATACTTATGAAGGCGGAAAGTTTTTCACGATATATAATCACCGCAAGGCTGCTACTCCGCTTTTTGTGGTTTTGATCATGATCGAAACCACAGATTTGATATTTGCAGTTGATTCTATACCGGCAATATTAGCAGTTACACAGGATCCTTTTATTGTTTACAGCTCAAATGTATTTGCCATACTTGGCTTGCGTTCATTATATTTTGCTCTAGCCGGACTTGTTAAGCTGTTTAAATACCTGCATTATGGTCTGGCAGCTATACTTATATTGGTTGGTTCAAAGATGATCCTCAACCATTATTATTCAGCAAAGATAATTTCCACTGAACTTTCACTGATTCTTATTGTATTAATACTTGCAGGATCTGTAATAGCATCACTTTTAAAACCAGGCGATAAACAAGCCTGA
- a CDS encoding deoxyribodipyrimidine photo-lyase: protein MKNKINIFWFRRDLRLNDNTGLYHALQAGLPVLPLFIFDSEILDKLENRSDARVEFIHNSLLEIDKELKQYNTSLLTLAGRTQDIWKKILNDYDVSEVFTNHDYEPYAIKRDSEIKTYLNENNTAFSTFKDQVIFEKSEIVKPDGSPYSVFTPYSKTWRANLKENDLTEKNIKGKENNFYKFSANVLSLNELGFKAAGLKFPSNDIRQDIIKNYDKTRDLPFIDGTSRLSVHLRFGTVSIRQLVKKTLKLNDTWLNELIWREFFMMILYHHPHSAGSSFKPEYDRIKWRNNEAEFDAWCSGQTGFPIVDAGMRELNATGFMHNRVRMITASFLCKDLLIDWRWGERYFAEKLLDYEMSSNVGNWQWAAGSGCDAAPYFRIFNPLSQQQKFDPDLKYINKWIPELNSLNYPAPIVDHKAARERTLSAYKSALKATT, encoded by the coding sequence TTGAAAAATAAAATAAACATATTCTGGTTCAGACGTGATCTGAGGCTGAATGATAATACAGGCCTTTATCACGCGCTGCAGGCCGGACTGCCGGTATTGCCCCTGTTTATTTTTGACAGCGAAATTCTCGATAAGCTTGAAAACAGGTCTGATGCAAGAGTTGAGTTCATACATAACTCTCTGTTGGAAATCGATAAAGAGCTTAAGCAGTATAATACCTCTTTATTGACTCTTGCCGGCAGGACGCAGGATATCTGGAAAAAAATTTTAAATGATTATGATGTTTCTGAAGTATTCACGAACCATGATTATGAACCCTATGCAATAAAAAGAGATTCAGAGATCAAAACATATCTTAATGAAAACAATACAGCATTCAGTACATTTAAAGACCAGGTAATTTTTGAAAAAAGTGAAATTGTTAAACCGGACGGCAGCCCATATTCTGTATTCACTCCATACAGCAAAACGTGGCGGGCAAATCTAAAGGAAAACGACCTGACAGAAAAAAACATAAAGGGTAAAGAAAATAATTTTTATAAATTCTCGGCAAACGTTCTTAGTTTAAATGAATTAGGATTCAAAGCAGCGGGTTTAAAATTTCCTTCTAATGATATCAGACAGGATATAATAAAAAATTATGATAAGACCCGCGATTTACCGTTCATTGATGGTACCTCGAGATTAAGTGTACATTTACGTTTTGGGACTGTAAGTATTAGGCAGCTTGTAAAGAAGACCTTGAAGCTCAACGATACCTGGTTAAATGAGCTTATCTGGCGTGAATTTTTTATGATGATACTTTATCACCATCCTCATTCAGCGGGATCATCATTTAAGCCGGAGTATGACAGGATCAAGTGGAGAAATAACGAAGCTGAGTTCGATGCCTGGTGTTCTGGGCAAACCGGATTTCCCATTGTTGATGCTGGAATGCGGGAGCTGAATGCCACAGGTTTTATGCATAACAGGGTAAGAATGATAACTGCCAGCTTCCTGTGTAAGGATCTTTTAATAGACTGGAGATGGGGTGAAAGATATTTTGCTGAAAAGCTGCTTGATTATGAAATGTCTTCAAATGTAGGTAACTGGCAATGGGCTGCCGGTTCCGGCTGTGATGCGGCTCCATATTTCAGGATATTCAACCCGCTCAGCCAGCAGCAAAAATTTGACCCTGACCTAAAATATATTAATAAGTGGATCCCGGAATTAAATTCCTTAAACTACCCGGCTCCTATAGTAGACCACAAAGCTGCAAGAGAAAGAACACTTTCAGCTTATAAATCCGCCTTAAAAGCAACAACCTAA
- a CDS encoding PorT family protein: protein MKNIKFVLPILIFTLAINTYAQFITGFGLKGGATLSNQNYEYKNFDFEPETKYLLGFNSSLFVEFLNSRNFNLVLESGIEQRGYTYVSKPYDEFGNPLPDMNIYERTFYYTTGILFKIKIPANKITPYLLIGPKLDILLSYSVKPEDDRTTLYGFDFPLDQFKKENYSLNFGGGIEFNQLFPFKTFIELNYSPPLNSSYNGPGLIVKEHYFNIKAGINFIKNKQRKFTGKK from the coding sequence ATGAAAAACATAAAATTCGTACTACCAATATTAATATTTACACTTGCAATTAATACATATGCTCAGTTCATTACTGGATTTGGCTTAAAAGGTGGGGCTACGCTTTCTAACCAGAATTACGAATATAAGAATTTCGATTTTGAACCGGAAACAAAATATTTATTGGGCTTTAATTCCAGCCTGTTTGTTGAGTTTCTCAATAGCAGGAATTTTAACCTTGTACTGGAAAGCGGCATTGAACAAAGAGGCTATACTTACGTAAGCAAACCATATGATGAATTCGGCAACCCGTTACCGGATATGAATATATATGAACGAACCTTTTACTATACAACAGGTATATTATTTAAAATAAAAATTCCGGCAAATAAGATCACTCCATATTTATTAATTGGACCAAAACTTGACATTTTGTTAAGTTATTCTGTAAAACCTGAAGATGATAGAACAACCCTGTATGGATTTGATTTCCCGTTGGATCAATTCAAAAAAGAGAATTATTCTCTCAACTTTGGCGGAGGAATTGAATTCAATCAGTTGTTTCCTTTTAAAACATTCATAGAATTAAACTATTCACCTCCTTTAAATTCTTCATATAACGGGCCGGGTTTAATTGTAAAAGAACATTATTTCAATATTAAAGCAGGAATTAATTTCATAAAGAATAAACAGCGTAAGTTTACAGGGAAAAAATGA